In Capsicum annuum cultivar UCD-10X-F1 chromosome 11, UCD10Xv1.1, whole genome shotgun sequence, one genomic interval encodes:
- the LOC107847655 gene encoding inner membrane protein PPF-1, chloroplastic has protein sequence MAKTLISSPSSFIGIPLPSLSRHRRRLISTRVKFSFHGLPPIQSLHSNFDFDAVVSRAEGILYTLADAAVTADPGVASDASSAAAGTAQKSGGWFAFISDAMEIVLKVMKDGLQAVHVPYAYGFAIILLTLVVKAVTFPLTKQQVESTLAMQSLQPKIKAIQQRYAGNQERIQLETSRLYKQAGVNPLAGCFPTLATIPVWIGLYQALSNVANEGLLTEGFFWIPSLGGPTTIAARQSGSGVSWLFPFVDGHPPLGWHDTAAYLVLPLLLIVSQYVSMEIMKPPQTDDPTQKNTLLVFKFLPLMIGYFSLSVPSGLTIYWFTNNVLTTAQQVWLRKLGGAKPAVSGDASGIISAGRAKRTTSQPDQSGERFRQLKEEEKKKKSTKALPTDKVDLSASISDSEDEPDDDTKPKDEEVLEEAYASSSSKEVPNYTGPRKSKRSKRKRSV, from the exons ATGGCGAAAACCTTAATTTCATCGCCGTCATCATTCATCGGAATTCCTCTCCCTTCCCTCTCTCGTCACAGGCGAAGACTAATTTCTACTAGAGTGAAATTTAGCTTCCATGGGCTTCCTCCGATTCAGTCACTTCACTCGAATTTCGATTTCGATGCGGTTGTGAGTCGAGCGGAGGGAATTTTATACACGTTAGCTGATGCTGCTGTGACTGCTGATCCCGGTGTTGCTTCTGATGCTAGTTCTGCTGCTGCTGGTACTGCTCAGAAAAGTGGTGGTTGGTTCGCGTTCATTTCTGATGCCATGGaaattgttttgaag GTAATGAAGGACGGACTGCAAGCTGTGCATGTGCCTTATGCCTATGGATTTGCAATCATATTGCTTACTCTCGTGGTTAAAGCTGTAACTTTCCCTTTGACAAAGCAACAG GTTGAATCAACACTAGCAATGCAAAGTCTCCAACCAAAGATCAAAGCTATTCAGCAAAGATATGCTGGAAATCAG GAGAGAATCCAACTTGAGACTTCGCGTTTATATAAGCAGGCAGGGGTCAATCCTCTTGCTG GATGTTTCCCAACATTGGCTACTATACCTGTTTGGATTGGTCTTTATCAAGCTCTCTCCAATGTGGCAAATGAG GGATTGCTGACTGAAGGTTTCTTTTGGATTCCTTCTTTGGGAGGCCCAACTACTATAGCTGCTCGGCAGAGCGGATCTGGAGTTTCTTGGCTATTCCCATTTGTG GACGGGCATCCGCCTTTGGGTTGGCATGACACAGCGGCTTACCTCGTTTTGCCTCTCCTGCTAATTGTTTCACAATATGTTTCAATGGAGATAATGAAACCTCCCCAA ACAGATGATCCAACTCAAAAGAACACGCTTCTGGTTTTCAAGTTCCTTCCGCTCATGATTGGTTATTTCTCCTTGTCTGTTCCATCAGGGTTAACAATTTACTG GTTCACAAATAATGTGCTGACCACAGCACAACAAGTATGGCTACGCAAGCTAGGTGGTGCAAAGCCTGCTGTGAGTGGAGATGCTAGTGGTATCATCAGTGCTGGACGGGCAAAGAGAACTACCTCTCAACCTGATCAATCTGGAGAGAG ATTCAGGCAGCtaaaagaagaggaaaagaagaaaaagtcaaCCAAGGCACTCCCTACCGATAAGGTTGACCTATCAGCTTCTATATCTGATTCTGAGGACGAACCAGATGATGACACCAAGCCCAAG GATGAGGAAGTTCTAGAAGAGGCTTATGCTTCTAGCAGTAGTAAAGAAGTTCCGAATTACACAGGGCCAAGGAAGAGTAAAAGATCAAAAAGGAAGCGTTCTGTATAA